DNA sequence from the Terriglobales bacterium genome:
CACGCGGTTACGGGTCTCGCTCATCTTTGTATACGGATTGACGTACCCCGCGGTTCCCGTAGAAACACGCTTGAGCGGCAGCACGTGGCCGTTGTCGCGCACCAGGGTAACGGCCGAATCTGCAATCCTCTGTCCGTAGACCACATTGCCGGGCTGGCCTACCAGCTCGGCCACTTTGTCCAAGTCCACCAGCCGCGCCTTGTTCAACCCCAGCGACGCCTTCGCGCGCAACACTTTCAGCACCGAGGTATTGAGCTGCGATTCTGCAATCTCACCGCTCTTCACCGCTTGCAGCAATGCCTTGTACGCCCCGTCCAAATCGCCGGGAATCAGTACGATGTCGTTGCCTGCCTTCATGGTCGCCACCGCCGCGGCCCCCGATGGGTTCGGGGTGTGGGCATAAATGCGCATCAGCGCATTCATATCGAGCGCATCCGTAACCACCAGCCCGCGGAATCCCATCTTTTTCTTCAACAGGTCGGTGACGACCGCCGACGATGTGGTCGCCACCTTGTTCGGGTCCGGCTCCAGCGCCGGTACGGTGACGTGCGCGACCATGATGGCATCCACGCCCGCTTTTATGGCTTCCTCGAACGGCGGCAGCTCAACCTTGTCCAGGCGCGCGATGTCTCCATTCACGGTTGCCAGGCCCAGGTGGGAGTCCGTCGCCGTGTCTCCGTGGCCGGGAAAATGCTTGGCCGTGACCAGCATGCCGGCTTCGTGCGCGCCCCGAATATAGGCTGCGGCCATCGCGCCTACCTGTTGCGGGTCTTCGCCGAAGGAGCGGGTGTTGATGATCGGATTCACCGGGTTGGAGTTGACGTCAGTGTCGGGAAACCAGTTCCAGTGCACGCCCACGGCGCGCGCTTCTATGCCCGTGATCCGGCCTGCAGACTCGGAATCGGCCACGTTGCCGTCGGCGCCAAACGCCATGGCATGCGGAAATACGGTTACGCCTTGCAGCCGCATGGAGAGGCCGCGCTCGAAGTCGGCTCCGATCAAAAGCGGCAGCTCCGATTCCCGCTGCAACTGGTTGGTCATGACCGCGGCTTCGTAGGGCTGGCTGCGCAGCAGGAACGGTCCATCGGTCGGCACGGTTAGACCGAAACCGCCAAGATGATATTTGCGCGTGATGTCACGCAGGCGAAGGAACTCGGCGCTGTTGACGTTGAGAAACTCGGCGCGTGACCATACCATCAGCACTTGCCCGACCTTCTCTTCCAGCGTCAGCTTCTTCAGCGTCTTTTGCGCCCACTTTTCGCCTTCGCGGTCAAGCCGTACCGGTCCGTAAACCTGGAACTTCGCCTTCCGATCCTTATCTTTTGCCACCGCACTGCTCGCCAAACACGCAAAAAGCGCTAGGATCCCTGCCGCCCGGTTGAACATAAGCGCAGCCTACCACACAGTTTGCGGGCCTCAGCCGTCCCTAGTCGGCTGCCAGCGTTGCTCTTCCCTGTTCCTGCATCCCGATTCCTTACCCGGCAACTCCTTCCTGATTCCGGGTTTAAGTAAGGGCTCTTAGTGCGCTTCGGCCCTCAAGGTGAGACAATAGTCCGAACCGTTTTCAGCTTCTACAGGTGGCCTGAAAACGCCCGCAGCAATTGGGGGTTGCCGGGCGTCTAAACGTTAGTAGCGGGTGCCCACGGCTCGCGGGGAATTGTTCGCTTTCAATGGCACTGACTTTAATTCCACTCAACGAACGTCCGGCGCCGCCGGCTGACGCACCTCTGGATTTAATTCAGCCCAGTTTGCCGTTCGAACCTAACCGCAAGCCCGCCGGCCCCCTGGAAGCGCCGCATCTTCTGATCCAACTCCAGGACGACTTGGCGCGCTCGCGCCTGCGCGAAGCCTTCTGGATTTCCGTGGTGGCTCACCTGCTGGTGATCATTACCATTGCCGCCGCGCCCAAGTACTTCCCTTTTCATCGCATGATCGCGGTGCGCTCGGCCGACGATTTATTGCGCGACCGCCAAGCCACCTTTATCGAGCTTCCGGCGGACGAACAGAAAGTCACGGCCCGGCCGAATTCGAAGTTTCTTTCTGACAAGGACCGCATTGCCACCTCGCGCGCCCCCCAGATTGACCGCAAGACGCTGGAGGAGTTGCGCGCCGCCCGCCGCCCCGGACCGCCGCAGCCGCCCGGCGCGCCGGCACAGCAGCCCGCGATGGCGCAAGCCGCTCCACCGGCGCAGCAGAACACTACTCCCGGGCCTGCTCCCGCCCAGCCTGCGCCCAACGATACTGCGCAGCTCCGTACGCCTCCGTTGAGCGCGAAACAGGCTTTCGGCGCCGCCATGTCACCGGGCTCCGCGATTGAAAGCGCTGCCCGCAGCGCGGCCGCTTCTCGCGGCGGATACGGGGGCGCTGGCGGTGATTACGGCAGCTCTCTTCCCACTGGCGGCGGGATCAAGAGCAACATGGACATCCTCAGCGACACCATGGGCGTGGATTTTGGTCCTTACCTGTCGCGTGTCCTCCACGATGTACGCCTGAACTGGTACCAACTGATCCCGGAGATCGCCCGCGCGCCACTGATGAAAAAAGGAAGGGTCGCGATCGAGTTCGCGATCATGAAAGATGGCTCGGTGGCCGGCATGCGCCTGGTCGATCCGTCGGGCGATGTCTCGCTGGACCGCGCGGCCTGGGGCGGAATCACCGCTTCCAATCCTTTCCCGCCGCTGCCTGGCGAGTTTCGAGGTCAGTACCTCGCGCTCCGTTTTCGATTCTTTTACAACCCCGGCAAGCACGACTTGGAATAAGCTTGTGGCACGTGTCGCCGACGCGTTGCACGCCGCCAAGCCGCTGATTTCGTGGTACGCTCTGATTTTTTTCCAACGCGCTCCGTGTTTTCCACAGAGCAGTGGAAAACTCTGTGAAAATCGGGGCCCGTTTTATCGCCAAACTCGGCAATCACCGCATGTTCAGCAACTTGCACATCTCAGATTGAAGAGCCGCTTCTGCCATGACGGCGCAACTTCGCACGATTGCACCACAACCTATGCAAATTTGGACGCTGGATTTGTCGCATCCAACATTCGCGCCGCAACTCTGCGCTTGACTTGTGGAAAATAGAATCCATAATCCCCACACATTCCCTCAGTCTATATTTTGGAGCTCGGGGTATCGCTCCATCTAGAGCGCTATGGAGCCAATGTGACCAGCAAGGCGCGGTTCGCCAAACGTCAGCACCACATTTTATGCATCGACGACTACGCTCCGGGGCTTGAGGTTCGCACCGCGCTTCTGGAAAAGTGGGGCTATTCCGTCTCGACCGCCGGAAGCGCGGAAGACGGTCTTGCCGCCTTACGCCAACGCGATGTCGATCTCATCATCTTGGATTACTGCCTGCCTGGCATGAATGGCGGCGAGTTGCTGAAGATCGTCAAGGCTGATTGGCCCAGCGTCCGTGTTGTTCTGCTCTCCGGCTATCCCCGGATTTCCCACAAGGTGAGGACCTCAGCGGACGCGTTTCTGCGCAAAGGCGATCCCAACGAATACCTCCGCTCGGTGCTCGCAAGCTTGCTCGAAACCGGAACCCGCCGGATGGTCACTCGCAGTATGGAGCAAACCCGCAAGCTGGTTGCCCGGGCGAGCACGGCCTTGCGCAGAAACCAAAAGTCTGCGGGCTAGAACGGCCCATCACGCTGATGACCTCCGCTCGTCATTCTTCATTCTGAATTCGTCATTCTGAATTCTTAATTCCGCCTTTGTTTCTCCGCGTCCTCTGGGTCTTCTGTGGTTAGGGCCGGTGCTCGTGCCGGTTAGGCAGGCCGAGGCGTGCCGCCGTCTCGCCTTCAAAGTCGAACTCGATCAGGATGGCCGGTTCATTGCCGAGGACACGACCGTCATGGCCGGGTTCGATGTTAATCACCTGCGGCGCAACGTAGTCGCGCACGCAGCCATCGGGAAACTCAATGCGGATTTGTCCGCGCGCCAGGAACCCGACATGAGCGTGAGCGCAGGTCTCGGTTCCGACCAGCGGCTTGATATCGCGCGCCCAGTGGAACCCTGGCGGATAAACCGATCGTTTGACCCGGGCATTTCCGGTGCGCACGATGTCGAGGTGCACTCCTCCCAGTTCGCGGTGCTCGGCGCCTGGAATCCTGGCCATCAGGGAATCGGTTGCTGTCATGAGCGCACCTCCGAGTGAATCGGAAAAGAATACACGCGAATCTTTCCATTATTTTCGCAATTCGTAAGTCGCTACAATGAGCCCGTGGCTGACGATCCCAAGTCCCGCATCCTGCGCGCCGAAACCATCGGCTTGATCGTCATTGCCGTGGTGCTTGCCTTGATGATCCTGGCGCGGTGGGGCGGCAAGATTCCCTGGAGCGCGCGCTGAATGGAGCCGCTGCTGGTCGCCATCCTCGGCCCCACGGGCAGCGGCAAGACTGCGCTCTCGCTGATCATCGCCGCACGCTTCGGCGGGGAGATCGTCAACTGCGATTCGGTCGCCATTTATCGCGGCTTCAACATCGGCAGCGCCAAGCCATCGGCGGAGGAACGCGCCCGCGCGCCACATCATCTGCTGGACATCGTCGACGCCAACCACTACATGACGGCCGGCGATTACGCCCGCCGTGCCCGCGGCGTGCTCAACGAAATCAAGACTCGCGGAAAACTTCCGATCGTCGTCGGGGGAACCGGCTTGTATCTGCGAGCGCTGCTCGAAGGCCTCTTTCCCGGCCCCGAGCGCTCCGAGGAGTTGCGCGAACGCCTGCGCGCGCGGCAGCAACAGCGCGGCGCCCAGTGGCTGCACCGGATCCTGCAGCGGCTGGATGCGCAGGCGGCGGGCAATATCCACGCCCATGACACGCCCAAGGTCATCCGCGCCATCGAGGTCTGCCTGGCCTCACGTCAGCGCATGACGGAACTGTGGCAGAAGGGTCGCGACCCGCTGCGGGGATTCCGCATCCTCCGTCTCGGCCTCAATCCCGATCGCAATACCCTCTACACGCGCATCAATGACCGCGCCCGCCGTATGTTCGACAACGGCCTGGCCGAGGAAACCGGGCTTTTGCTGGAGAAGTGTCCGGACGCCTGGGCGCTTTCATCGCTCGGCTACAAGCAGGCAGCGCAATACCTGCGCGGCGAAATTGACTTGAAGCTGGCGATCTGGGCGGCGCAGCAGGCACACCGCAACTACGCCAAACGGCAGATGACATGGTTCCGCCGCGAGCCGGAGGTTCGCTGGCTGGCGGGCTTTGGCGACGATCCGGAGGTCCAGCAGCAGGCGATCAGCGAGGTAGAGAAGAATCTGTGATCGGTCCGAGCTGGGCGCGCTCGGCGTGGGAGCGAATCGCGGCCAGGATCTCCAGCGCCGCCGCCAATGCCCGGCGTCCATCTTCCAGCGATACCAAGGGAGGCGTACGCCGCCGCACCGCATCGAGGAAGGAGTGCAACTCCGCCTGGAGCGGCTCCCCCGGAAGGACCTTGGGCTTGTCGATCTTGAACTGCGGCGGAATTCCGATGGCTTCCTTGGCGCGCGCAGTTAGGGCGCGCTGCACCGCCTGGAAGTTGAAGACCCCGCTGCGCGACTCTCTCGCCGCGCCCGCAGCTTCGCTTCCTTGCGGATCCACGCTGATTACCAGCACATCCTGGCGCGAGTAATCCACCGAGACATACTGTTGCGGCTGGAAAAAACGCAGCTTGCGTACTCGCTCCGTGCTGACGCGGCTGGCGGTAAAGTTGGCGACGCAGCCGTTCTCGAATTCCAGGCGCACATTGGCGATGTCAACTTTCTCCGACAGAATCGGCAATCCCACCGCGCGCACCTCCTTCAGCGGCGAATTGACGAAGGAAAGCACGATGTCGAGATCGTGGATCATCAGGTCGAGGACAACGTCCACGTCGAGCGCGCGCGGGCCAAACGGGCTGAGCCGGTGGACCTCGAAAAACATCGGCCGCGTGACCAGGGGCGCAGTCGCGCGCACCGCCGGGTTGAACCGCTCCAGGTGACCAACCTGCACGATGCGCTGGGAGCCGCGCGCGGTGTGGAGCAGGTCGTCAGCTTCCGTGAGCGAGGTGCAGAGCGGCTTCTCGATGAGCACGTCCACGCCGCCTTCGAGCAGCGCCTTCGCCACCTCGCAATGATGAATCGTGGGGACCGCGAGGGAAGCCGCGTCTATCTGCGCCGTGTCGAGGAGTTCGCCGACGGAACGAAAGGCGTGCGCGCCAAACTGTGCGGCCAGCGATTGCGCGCGCGCAGCATCGCTATCCACGATTGCGACCAGCTCAACCGCGTCGCCACGCTTCTGCAATTCGTGATACACGCGCGCGTGATTGCGGCCGAAGGATCCGGCGCCGACCACTGCTACCGTGAGCCGTTGCTGTGAACCTTGTGCGGGCATTGTGCTGACAAAGGGCCGGTTCTCGTCCTACTGTATCGCCTTCTTCAGCAAGGCCATCTGCCCGGCGTGATAGAGGTGGTGCTGCACCACGCCATACAGCATGAGCGAGTTGCTGTAGTTCTTTCCCGGCACCGGCACCCCGAGCTCGTCATTGCTCATGGACTTGAGCTTGGCCATCAGCTCTTGCTGGGCTTGGCGGAAGGACGCCACTGCAGCCTGCCAGGAGGCCTCGCTTGCATCGCTCGGCGGAGGCGGCCAGTCGTCGGCTCCCTGGAGTTCCACGGTCTCGCCTCCGAGCCGCCGCATGACGGCGCGCGTCCAGGCGGTAACGTGGTTCAAAATCTCCCACAAGCTGTGCGCTGCCGGAATCGGATGCGCCGACGCCGTTTGCGCGTCCACTCCGTTGAGGATCTCCATCACCGCGGGCCCGTGCCACGCCTCACCATCGACGGCGCGGCGCAGTTGTTCAGCGATTCGCACGATTTCTGCAGCCACGGTTCCCTCTCAATCCGCGAGCACGCAAATCCCGGCCGCATCGGCGGCCTCAATGACGCGCTCGCCATCCATCAGCAGGCACTTTCCGGCGTCGACAGCCAGGCAGGTAGCGCCCGCCTCGCGCATGGTCGCAATGGTTTTTACGCCCACGACCGGCACGTCGAAACGCATGTCCTGTCCGGGTTTCGCCACTTTCACGACGGTCAAGTTCCGGCTCAGGGTGGAAGCGTCGCCCTCGATGGCGCGCATGATCTCAGCCGCGCGCAGGATGGTGGCGTCCGTGCCTTCCATGGCCTCGACTGCGACGCAGGCGGCGCCGGCGATCACCACCGTCTGACCGATGTCGTACTCGGACAGGTGACGACCGACGCGCCGGCCGTATTCGATGTCCGTGCGCTGCGTTTCGCTGGGAGCGCGGCGCGTCAACACGCCGGCGCGGGCCAGCAGCGGCTCCAGCAGTTCGGTGGAATTCATCAATGTGATGCCTTCATCGTTGAGCACTTTTGCGACCGCGCCAATCAGCGAATCGGTATTGCGCGTGGTAAGGGAAAGCAGCAGCTTGGCCAGCCGCCAGTCGGGGCGGATGCTGGAAAAAATCTGCTTGTGCTTCACCTGCCCGGCCATGATCGCGCGCCGCACACCTTCACGCTTCAGGATTTCGATCAGTTTGGAGAGTTCTCCGAGCGAGAGCCAGTGCACGGAAGCCGCCCCGTGCTCCTCGATTTCCGGCGCCGTCTCCTCGCGAATGGCCGCCACCACTACGTCGAGGCCGCGTGTGCGCGCGGCCTCGAGCACCAGCAGGGGAAAGCTGCCGTTGCCGGCGATCAACCCAATTTTTTCCGCTGCCATGGGACGCCCAGTGTACTCGCGGGCCACTCGCATCGGGAAGTCTGCTTCTAAACCAGTGAACCGGCTGCTGACAACAAATAGGCCGGCTTGGGGCCCTTAGGTGTTGGAAATCGATCCCGGGTACTTGCTGCAAACCACCCTCTCGCTCGGAACCGGCTTTGTCCTGGGATTCCGGGCTTACTCCAGCGTCATACAGGAAACGCAGGCAATCGCGACCGAGGCGCTGCAATTCACGCTGCCGAAGCTCGGCGTCGGGCTGGACGGCTTCCGTGTGGCGCAGATCAGCGACCTGCACTTCGGTCCCTATACCGGCGAGTTCGAGATTCGAGCCGCCATCGCGGCCACCCGCGCGGCTCGTCCCGACCTGATCGTGCTCACCGGGGACTTCGTTACCGCGACCTGGATTTTCAACTATGGACATCGTCCCGTCGACAAGATCGTGCCCTGCGCCGAGTTGCTGCGCGAACTGCGGGCGCCTTATGGGGTCTATGCCATCCTGGGCAATCACGATTGGGGCACCAACCCCGATGTGATTGCCGGCACGTTGACCGAGGCGGGAATCCGCGTGCTGCGCAATCAGGCGGTTCCCATCGAGCGGGGCGGGGCTCGCTTCTGGCTTGCGGGCACTGATTCGGCGCTGGCGGGCGCCGCCGATCTGAATCGATCTTTGGCCGGCATTCCCACTGCTGAGCCAATTCTTCTGCTCGCGCATGAGCCCGACTTCGCCGACCAGGCCGCGCGCTTCCCCATCGATATCCAGCTTTCCGGGCACTCGCACGGGGGGCAGATCGTCATTCCCGGGGTTCGCGGATACCTGCCGCCGATGGGACGCAAGTATCCGCGCGGCATGTACACCGTCGGCAATATGAAGCTCTATTGCAATCGGGGTATCGGGGTCTCCGGTGCGCCCGTCAGGTTCGGCGCGACACCGGAGGTGACCGTAGTGGAGTTGAACAGCGCCGCATAAAAAGTCGGCAGGCCCGTACCCGCGCCAGCCCTTGTTATCGGTTCCGTGTACCTCGCATTTCATCACTGCATCGAAAAACGTGCGCGCCCGCGGTGAACCATTTACCCTAGGCGGTTCGGCTGTTCGGGCAAATGATTTCTGGGTAGCGGGGCCGCCGGAAGGGCGTAAGGGCCGGCGGTTGAGCGTTTTTTCGGTGCGCCTCGGTACCGGGCTCCGCACCAAAGCATCTGTAAAAGGGCTGTTGCAGCAGCACATCGGAAAGAAAGAGGAAGACCGTTGAGCGGTGATCTCTGTCCTGTCACTCATCATCGCCCGCAAGGGTTGGTAATCTTCAGAACGCGAACCTGGAAACCTTTCTTGGCATGCGGAATGCTCGCTTTCGCCCTGTGCAGCATTACCGCCATGGCGCAGGGCCTGCCGGGCATATCATTTCCAACCGCTCCCGCCTCGCAAACTCCGGCGGCGACCACACAGCCGTCAAGCACAACGCAGACGCAGAACCCGTTGTTCGGCAGCGTTCCGACCGGCCAGGCCACGGCGGAGGTGCTACCGCTCGGCGCGCTCGACGCAATTGATCGCGGTCTCAAGTACAACCTGGCGCTCATTCTTTCTGAGCAGGCGACCACGGCGGCGCGCGGCGCTCGTTACAAAGCGCTTGCTGACGTGCTGCCCACGCTGACCGGACGCGTCGGCGAATCGATCCAGCAAATTAACCTGGCGGCATTCGGCATTCCCGCGCCGGCCAGCACCGGCCCCATCATCGGGCCATTCGCGGTTTTTGACGCCCGCGTTCTTGCCAGCGGCGCCTTCTTCGACGCGCATGCGCTCAACCTGGTCCGGGCGCGCGGCGAGGACATCAACGCAGCCCAGCTCGACATGCAGAACGTGCGCGACCTGATCGTGCTGGTCGTTGGCGGCACCTACATGCAGGCGCTAGCGGGGGAGGCCCGCATCGTGGCCGTTGAAGCCCAGCTGAATACAGCGCAGGCGCTCTACCAGCTGGCGCTCGACATGAAGAAGGCAGGCATGGCGCCGGGCATCGACGTGCTCCGCTCGCAAGTGGAAATGCAGGTACAGCAGCAGCGGCTGCTGGCGGCGCGAAATGATTTCGCAAAGCAGAAGCTGGGCCTGGCGCGGATCATCGGGCTGCCCACGGGCCAGGAGTTCACGCTGACCGAAAAAATTCCGGTGACGCCGACGGCCCCGCTCACCCTCGACCAGGCGATCGAGCGGGCTTACCGTGATCGGCCCGACTATCGCCGCGCGCAATCGCAAGTGCGCGCCGCTGAATTCAACCGCAAGGCGGCCATCGGTGAGATGCTGCCCAACGGACGCTTCAATGCCGACTGGGGCACGATCGGCCCGCGTCCCAGCCAGAGCCACCCGACCTATACCACGGCCGCCGCCATCAATATTCCGATCTTCCAGGGCGGCAAGGTGCGGGGCGACGTGATGCAGGCTGACGCGCTGCTGCACCAGCGCCAGGCTTCCCTGTCCGACCTGCGCGGGCAGATCGAGTTTGAGGTCCGCACCTCTTTCCTCGACCTGCAATCGACAGCTGAGCAGGTGAAGGTGGCACAAAGCTCGGTGCAGTTGGCGCAAGAGGCATTGGCACAATCGCGCGATCGTTTCCGCGCCGGGGTGGCCAACACCGTCGAAGTGGTGCAGTCGCAGGAAGCCGTCGCCGCGACCGACGAGAACTACATCAACAGCAGCTTCGCGTATAACGTGGCCAAGCTGAGCCTGGCACGGTCGCTCGGAATCGCGGAGCGCGCGGTCAAGGATTTCCTGGGAGGAAAGCAATAGTGGCGGACTCGAACGAGGAGTCAAGAAACCATCAGCTCGCGGTGGAAGAAGCGCGCGAGCCGTTTCCGGAGGAGGCGGAAGAACCGTCCGCGCGCCGGCGCGCCCGCTCTTATTTCCAGCAGCATCCGGCGGCCAAGTGGGTGCTGCTGCTTTTTTTCGCCGCCCTCGTCATCGGCGGCATCCTCATCTGGCGTTATTACGCGGCCCGTGAATCCACCGACGACGCGCAGGTGGACGCGCACATTGCGCCGATCAGCGCGCGCGTCGGCGGTACGGTCATCAAAGTCAGCGTCGATGACAACATGCGAGTGAAAACGGGAGACGTGCTGGTCCAGTTGGATCCCAAGGACTACCAGGTAGCGGTGGCGCAGGCCAAAGCCAATCTCGCCGACGCGATAGCGGGTCATCGCGCCGCGCAAACGGCGATTCCGATCACCCACACCAGTACGAGCAGTTCGCTCGACATGGCGCACGCGAACCTGGGCGCGTCGGAGAAGGAAGTGAATGCGGCGCAGGCACGATTGCGCGAAGCCGAAGCCAACTACACCAAAGCGGCCCAGGACCTCGAGCGCATGCGGCAACTGGTGGCCAAGGACGAGGTCTCGCGCCAGCAATACGACACCGCCGTCGCCGCCGAGCAATCAGCGCGCGCGACCGTGGATGCCGCGCGGGCCGCTGTCGCCTCCGCCGTCAGCCATGTGACCCAGGCCCAGGCACAGGTGCGCGGAGCGCAGACCGCGCCACAACAAGTGGCGGTGACGGAGGCGCGTGCCGGCGCCGCCGGCGCCAACGTCGAGCAACGACAGGCGCAAGTCGACCAGGCGCTGCTCAACCTGGAGTACACCACGATCAAGGCCCCCGTGGATGGCATTGTCAGCAAGCGCAATGTCGAGCCGGGCCAGGTGGTGCAGCCGGGACAGCCGCTCACGTCCATAGTCAATATCGGCGATGTCTGGGTCACAGCGAATTACAAGGAAACGCAGCTGGAGAAAATGAGGGTCGGCCAGAAGGCCACGATCCACGTTGACGCTTTTAATCGCGACTACCAGGGCCACGTCGATTCGATTGGCGGCGGCACGGGAGCGCGCTTCAGCCTGCTGCCCCCGGAGAACGCCACCGGCAACTACGTCAAGGTGGTGCAGCGCATTCCGGTGAAGATCGTCTTCGAGTCCGGCCAGGATTTGAGCGGACTCCGGCCGGGAATGTCGGTGACAACGACGGTGCTGGTGAAATGAAGAATTAAGAATGAAGAATGCGGAATGAAAAAGACAGCGTGTTCTCTGTCGCGGCCATTCTTCATTCTGAATTCTTCATTCTTCATTTCTCACGATGCCTAAGCGCGAAGCAGCGGTCAACCCGTGGATCATTGCCGTCTCGGTGATGCTGGGCACCTTCATGGAGGTGCTGGATACCACGGTAGTGAACGTCTCGCTGCCGCACATCGCGGGCAACGTCGGCGCCACCGTGGACGAAGCCACCTGGGTGCTGACGTCTTACCTGGTGGCGAACGCCATCATCCTGCCGATGACCGGCTGGCTCTCCAACCAGTTCGGACGCAAACGAATCCTGCTGACCTCGATCGTCGGTTTCACCGCCGCTTCCGTTCTGTGCGGCATGGCGCCCACACTTCCGTTCCTCATCTTCTTCCGCATCATCCAGGGTGCGACCGGGGGCGGATTGCAACCGCTGTCGCAAGCCATCATGCTGGAGGCGTTCCCGCCGGAAGATCGCGGCAAGGCAATGGCCTTCTGGGGCCTGGGCATCGTGGTAGCGCCGATGCTCGGCCCGGTGCTCGGCGGCTGGATCACTGACAACTACAGCTGGCGCTGGATTTTTTATCTGAACCTTCCCGTTGGACTGGCGGCGGCAATCATGTCGAAGACGTTCATCTTCGACCCCAAGTACATCGGCAGAAAAACGCGCGTGGACTGGTGGGGCATCGGATTTTTGGCGCTCGGCATTGGCGCGCTCCAGGTCCTGCTCGACAAGGGACAGGAAGAAGACTGGTTCTCATCCCATTTCATCCGCTATCTTTTCATCCTGTGCGCCATCGGGCTGGTGTTCTTCATGATTCGTGAACTGCGCGCCCGCCAGCCGATCGTGGACCTGCGCGTATTCAAACTCCGCACCTACGCCACCGGTGTCTTCCTGATGACGGTGCTTGGCTTCGTGCTCTATGGCAGCATCGTGCTGATACCG
Encoded proteins:
- the miaA gene encoding tRNA (adenosine(37)-N6)-dimethylallyltransferase MiaA, with the protein product MEPLLVAILGPTGSGKTALSLIIAARFGGEIVNCDSVAIYRGFNIGSAKPSAEERARAPHHLLDIVDANHYMTAGDYARRARGVLNEIKTRGKLPIVVGGTGLYLRALLEGLFPGPERSEELRERLRARQQQRGAQWLHRILQRLDAQAAGNIHAHDTPKVIRAIEVCLASRQRMTELWQKGRDPLRGFRILRLGLNPDRNTLYTRINDRARRMFDNGLAEETGLLLEKCPDAWALSSLGYKQAAQYLRGEIDLKLAIWAAQQAHRNYAKRQMTWFRREPEVRWLAGFGDDPEVQQQAISEVEKNL
- a CDS encoding response regulator, which produces MTSKARFAKRQHHILCIDDYAPGLEVRTALLEKWGYSVSTAGSAEDGLAALRQRDVDLIILDYCLPGMNGGELLKIVKADWPSVRVVLLSGYPRISHKVRTSADAFLRKGDPNEYLRSVLASLLETGTRRMVTRSMEQTRKLVARASTALRRNQKSAG
- the lpxI gene encoding UDP-2,3-diacylglucosamine diphosphatase LpxI (LpxI, functionally equivalent to LpxH, replaces it in LPS biosynthesis in a minority of bacteria.): MAAEKIGLIAGNGSFPLLVLEAARTRGLDVVVAAIREETAPEIEEHGAASVHWLSLGELSKLIEILKREGVRRAIMAGQVKHKQIFSSIRPDWRLAKLLLSLTTRNTDSLIGAVAKVLNDEGITLMNSTELLEPLLARAGVLTRRAPSETQRTDIEYGRRVGRHLSEYDIGQTVVIAGAACVAVEAMEGTDATILRAAEIMRAIEGDASTLSRNLTVVKVAKPGQDMRFDVPVVGVKTIATMREAGATCLAVDAGKCLLMDGERVIEAADAAGICVLAD
- a CDS encoding metallophosphoesterase, with the protein product MLEIDPGYLLQTTLSLGTGFVLGFRAYSSVIQETQAIATEALQFTLPKLGVGLDGFRVAQISDLHFGPYTGEFEIRAAIAATRAARPDLIVLTGDFVTATWIFNYGHRPVDKIVPCAELLRELRAPYGVYAILGNHDWGTNPDVIAGTLTEAGIRVLRNQAVPIERGGARFWLAGTDSALAGAADLNRSLAGIPTAEPILLLAHEPDFADQAARFPIDIQLSGHSHGGQIVIPGVRGYLPPMGRKYPRGMYTVGNMKLYCNRGIGVSGAPVRFGATPEVTVVELNSAA
- a CDS encoding Gfo/Idh/MocA family oxidoreductase → MPAQGSQQRLTVAVVGAGSFGRNHARVYHELQKRGDAVELVAIVDSDAARAQSLAAQFGAHAFRSVGELLDTAQIDAASLAVPTIHHCEVAKALLEGGVDVLIEKPLCTSLTEADDLLHTARGSQRIVQVGHLERFNPAVRATAPLVTRPMFFEVHRLSPFGPRALDVDVVLDLMIHDLDIVLSFVNSPLKEVRAVGLPILSEKVDIANVRLEFENGCVANFTASRVSTERVRKLRFFQPQQYVSVDYSRQDVLVISVDPQGSEAAGAARESRSGVFNFQAVQRALTARAKEAIGIPPQFKIDKPKVLPGEPLQAELHSFLDAVRRRTPPLVSLEDGRRALAAALEILAAIRSHAERAQLGPITDSSLPR
- a CDS encoding glycoside hydrolase family 3 N-terminal domain-containing protein, which produces MAKDKDRKAKFQVYGPVRLDREGEKWAQKTLKKLTLEEKVGQVLMVWSRAEFLNVNSAEFLRLRDITRKYHLGGFGLTVPTDGPFLLRSQPYEAAVMTNQLQRESELPLLIGADFERGLSMRLQGVTVFPHAMAFGADGNVADSESAGRITGIEARAVGVHWNWFPDTDVNSNPVNPIINTRSFGEDPQQVGAMAAAYIRGAHEAGMLVTAKHFPGHGDTATDSHLGLATVNGDIARLDKVELPPFEEAIKAGVDAIMVAHVTVPALEPDPNKVATTSSAVVTDLLKKKMGFRGLVVTDALDMNALMRIYAHTPNPSGAAAVATMKAGNDIVLIPGDLDGAYKALLQAVKSGEIAESQLNTSVLKVLRAKASLGLNKARLVDLDKVAELVGQPGNVVYGQRIADSAVTLVRDNGHVLPLKRVSTGTAGYVNPYTKMSETRNRVVAIVFTDDVRMEHGRVFERELRARVPDAKVFFVDPRIAGALTPQIAAAVDQAEAVLVPVYLAPVAGKKTQISGGEVKNTVSLAGDTAALMQAILEHAAERTAVIAMGNPYMAADFPAVQNYLCTYSFVSVSELSAIRALFGEIPIRGRLPVTIPGIAQRGAGIDRAQQARQGGMKSNVHKKSVSRLQVPAQRTNPHGISSHSTP
- a CDS encoding DinB family protein, with protein sequence MAAEIVRIAEQLRRAVDGEAWHGPAVMEILNGVDAQTASAHPIPAAHSLWEILNHVTAWTRAVMRRLGGETVELQGADDWPPPPSDASEASWQAAVASFRQAQQELMAKLKSMSNDELGVPVPGKNYSNSLMLYGVVQHHLYHAGQMALLKKAIQ
- a CDS encoding TonB family protein; translation: MPFEPNRKPAGPLEAPHLLIQLQDDLARSRLREAFWISVVAHLLVIITIAAAPKYFPFHRMIAVRSADDLLRDRQATFIELPADEQKVTARPNSKFLSDKDRIATSRAPQIDRKTLEELRAARRPGPPQPPGAPAQQPAMAQAAPPAQQNTTPGPAPAQPAPNDTAQLRTPPLSAKQAFGAAMSPGSAIESAARSAAASRGGYGGAGGDYGSSLPTGGGIKSNMDILSDTMGVDFGPYLSRVLHDVRLNWYQLIPEIARAPLMKKGRVAIEFAIMKDGSVAGMRLVDPSGDVSLDRAAWGGITASNPFPPLPGEFRGQYLALRFRFFYNPGKHDLE